GCATCATTAAGCCACAGCAAGTGTTcagtataattaataataattattattattcattgtgtctggggacaggcagccagagtgtattcaaacacgttaggcttatattgaggttcccccAGGTTGAATTACTGACCGCACCCAGGATCAATCAATACACTTTACTGGTAATCAATACACTTTACTGGTAATCAATACACTTTACTGGTAATCAATACACTTTACCGGTAATCAATACACTTTACTGATAATCAATACACTTTACCGGTAATCAATACACTTTACTGGTAATCAATACACTTTACTGGTAATGATAGTGAAGGTAAACCGCGAGTTTGACAGAGTAAGGGCTTAACAATGCTCAGTCATGGATTAACCTGATTATCAGGAATggcattttatacaaatattcctTAACAATAATAATTAGATCAACTTAAGTGTAACTTCCTTTAAAACAGATTACAGCTGGTCAATAGCTGCTAGAGAAGACACTGGAGGCTTCATGCATTCAGTCTGTGGTCAGTCTTGTAGTCTGGGGCCTATGGTTAGTTGCCCATAACAAATAATATTGTGCGTATTCCCACAGGTGTTCGCGCTCGGGTCCTACTGGGCACACTGGGCAGACCTGGAATGGCACTTGGATCGGGTGGCGCCTGGGCGAatcgtggtgatgacggtggcagTGTCAGGTACTATGGGTCTTCGCCACGCCGCCCAATGCCTGGCGAAGCTAGGGTCGTTGATGGCACTCCATCTCACGCACAGGGCTCACTGGACATGGGTGTTTATCAAGGGCGGACGAACCATTTCAGAGACCAGCATTATCCAAGGCATCGCCTCACACTCTGCCCACGTCATTCTCCCTTTGTCACACCTGCAGCCACCATCTACAGTCGGTAAGAACCAGTTGGTGGAGAAAGATCGCTGGCAGTACTGTGCAGCTCACGGTGCCATGGGCGGCCTCTGTGACGAGTCGGCCCCTGATCCATTGCCATGGCCCTCTGCCCCACCCGTGGAGCGGCAATGGGTCCTGGCAGGTGTCaaggtggtgttgacggcaggcagCAGacaccagtacctctaccacacactcaccaccctgctGGCAACACCCGGCGCACAGCAGCAGAACGTCCTCGTCGTTCTCGGCGACGCGCCGTCGTCAACAACGCGACTCCTGCGTCTTCTCAGCGTCAACTTTATCAAGCTTACCGTCCAGGGTGAAGGCAACAGCAAGCTCTTCCGCTACTACCGCAGTGTCTTCCAGGTGGCTGCCCGCACCTTCCCCGACGCCCCGGCGGTTATATTCCTCGACGAGGATGTCGAGGTCTCGCCAGACTTCTTCTCTTTCATGAGCCAGACCCTCGGTCTCCTGCACGCAGACCCAACACTCTACTGCGTCAACTCTCATTCAATCACAGGTTTTTCTGATCGAACATTCAATCCCTCGCGTGTGTTCCGAGGTGCTGTTCAGGTTCAGTGGGGGTATGCTGTAACGCCTCACTTCATCAAGGAAGCCCTGAGCAAGTGGCCTGAGGTCGATCACGACACTAACATCGTAATATACGACTACTGGATCTACACCCACGTCAGGCAGGGAAGAGAATGCGTCTACCCAGAAGTGAGCCGGAGCAACCACTATGGCCAAGGCCTGAACACCGACCCTCTAATAGCTGAGAGGGTCTTTTTAGATAAGCCATTAGTGCTGGAAGCCGGCGTGTCTCTAGTCGGAATTTCCAGGCTCAAGTCAGCAGACTGGCGACATGACCTCTCATATAACATTAGCTCAGCCACGCCGCTTTTGGGTAATCCCTGTAATGCAGACTTCATACCCAAACAGAACCCCAAACCCCAAAACAACCCTCAGCAACTCTACGTGTTCTATTACAGGCTAGACCCCACCGAAAATGGAATACCAGACGTCACACAGTCTTTTAATTTACAAAATTGCGTGGGTGGATGGAGTATATCTGAGCAAGGACACCACGACGGGGTGAGCATCGTTACTCTCTCCGTCCTCAACACCCTCTACCTGGTGGGGGTCCCCTTCTCCTCCtattctcatctccgtcctcagGGACTTCCACTCTGGGACATCAACACCATTCCGGACGAGGAATACGATATGGTGGAACAGAACCAACTCAACAGACATAAGTTCACTCCCATAATAGCCAACAGGAATATGACGACATCTCAGCTAATGACCATTTTGTCCACACCCTAAAAACACCTGTCCCCACAGTGCATGGTGGCATCCAACAAGCTAAACGACGTCATTAACATGACGCTAACAACTGCCAATCGGGCCATAATTAAACCCTTCTTCTTTGGGACATCCCAGTGTACCCAGAAGAAGAAAGTTGGTACAATCAGATCTGCTGCCATGGGTAGCAAGCACACTACGTCACCTGCGTTCCTAATACCGCTGCCTCAAACATCTGTACGGAAACTGCCACAACATTCCGATCACAAAAGTTAGGTATTGGTGTTCCCACATGGTTGTTGAGCCGTCTTCTTCAGGTGCCACaacagacaaaaatcaatgtACTAAAATATgtggacctaacctaaccaaccaggcaTAGAACACGTAGTTGTTTGTCAGCCGCAATGATTAACAATGTGCCGTATTTTGTTAGTCGGGGATTTTGGCCTCAAAATATGATGTATTCTTTGAGAGGACAAGATAGGCAGAGAAGCAGCAGCTAGAAGCATATGAGCTCCCCAAAATAATGAAGTAATTAAACTAGATATATATTGTTTAACCCTGGTAAAGAGAGAGATGTGATATTAAAGGCTTTCTGAACGAGCTTTCCTTGTTTCCTCCCTTTCATTTCTGCTGGATACAGTAAGGCGCTGTTAAGGGAGAGTATGGTGGCTGACGACTACTAGGATACCTGCCATCATGGCTTGCAACATTGCAAGGGATAGAGTTGCCAGGTGCATTCTTGCAAATTTTATtgcaactttaaaaaaattaatttCTAATATATTGCAACATGATGCAAAAAGGTTTGGAGTAAGAAAGCGCCAAGagttgaaggagggagggaattatcaggggaaagctccAAGAATTGAGGGGTGAAAGCGAACATGACTGAGGTATGAATGAAGACTTTAAGGAAATTCCACAGTGTTTTGATCAGTTTAAAAAAGGATGAGAAGTAGGAGGAGATCACTTCGTCCAGTGAAATGTTCTTTTCGAGTTGTAATTCTCTTGAAATTACAGTTTTGTACAGCCAAGACTTCTCTCTTCCGTTTGCCAAGCAACATCGCCAGGACATGTTGGGCAACATGTAGCATTATGGATAACGAGGGTTAGGGGTGGTAAGAGGAGGTAAGGTGTGGGCATGGGACAAGAGGGCACGTGTTGActattgcaggtgtgtgtgttgactgttacaagtgtgtgttgactattacaggtgtgttgactgttacaGGTGTGTGTTGACTAtcacaggtgtgttgactgttacaggtgtgttgactgttacaggagtgttgactattacaggtgtgttgactgttacaGGTGTGTGTTGACTAccacaggtgtgttgactgttacaggtgtgtgttgactgttacaggtgtgtgttgactattacaggGGTGTTGGCTGTTACAGGTGTGTGTTGATTattacaggtgtgttgactgttacaggcgtgttgactattacaggtgtgttgactgttacaggtgtgttgactattacaggtgtgttgactattacaggtgtgttaactattacaggtgtgttgacAATTACAGGTATGTTGACTTTTACAGGTgtgtgttgactattacaggtatgttgactattacaggtgtgtattgactattacaggtgtgctgactattacaggtgtgttgactattacaggtgtgttgactattacaggtgtgttgactattacaAGTGTGTTGACTGTTACAGGTgtgtgttgactattacaggtgtgttgactattacaggtgtgttgacTAATACAGGTGTGTTTTGACTATTACACGTGTGTTGgctattacaggtgtgttggctattacaggtgtgttgacTATAACAGGTGTGTTGACTAATACAGGtgtgtgttgactattacacgtGTGTTGGCTATTAGAGGTGTAttgactattacaggtgtgttgactattacagATGTGTGTTGACTTACAAGTGAGttgactattacaggtgtgttgactattacaggtgtgttgactattacaggtgtgttagctattacaggtgtgttagctattacatgtgttgactattacaggtgtgttgactattacaggtgagtgttgactattacaggtgtgttgactgttacaggtgtgttgactattgcaggtgtgttgactattacaggtgtgttTACTAATACAGGTGTGTGTTGCCTATTACACGTGTGTTGGCtattccaccaggctgttgcttggaacggcccgcagggacacgtacccaccacagcccggctgatccggaacttctcttagaaaaccgtccagttttctcttgaagatgtccaaagttgttccggcaatatttcttatagtcgctggaggacgttgaacaaccgcggacctctgatgtttatacagtgctctctgattgtgcctatggcacctctgctcttcactggttcaatcttgcattttcttccatatcgttcactccagtacgttgttattttactgtgtagatttgggacctgaccttccagtattttcgatgtgtatattatttggtatctctctcgtctcctttctagagattacatttggagagctttgagacgatcccaataatttaggtgttttatctcgtctatgcgtgccgtatatgttctctgtattccctctatttcagcaatctctcctgctctgaagggggaagtgagtactgagcagtactcgagacgggacaagacaagtgacttgaagagtacaaccattgtgagggAATCCATGGATTTgatagttctcgtaatccatccgatcatttttctggctgacgcgatatttgcttggttatgctccctaaacgttagatcgtcggacatcattattcccaaatccttgacatgctgtttttctactatgggaagattcgattgtgttttgtacccttgtattatgtttcagatcctcatttttgccgtatctgagtacctgaaatttatcactgttaaacatcatgttattttctgctgcccaatcgaaaactttgttgacatctgcttgagaTGTCAACAAAGAAAACTACctctgtcttcagcagaggtaattttaatgctgatttttgtgtcatctgcaaaggatgacacgaagctgtgacgtgtatttttgtctatatcagatatgagaataaggaacagtagcggtgcaaggactgtaccttgaggtacagagcttttaacatcgcttggactcgattttatctgattgactgttactctttgtgttctgttcgacaggaaattgagtatccagcgtcctacttttccagttattcccactgacttcattttgtgagctgtcactccatggtcacatttgtcaaacgcctttgcaaagtctgtgtatacaacatctgcattttgcttttcttctagggcttctgtgattttgtcatagtggttgagtaactgtgacagacagactcttcccgctctaaatccatgttgtcctggattgtgcaattcattgttttccataaaactagaaatttgattcctaatcactctttcaaacttttattatgtgtgatgttagtgcaactggcctataatttgttgccaaggctttactccccccttgtgcaacggagctatatctgcaaatttaagtgctgctggtatctcccctgtatccaggctctttctccatattacgctgagtgctctcgctaccggtactttacatttctttaggaATATTGAATTTCATGAGTCAAACCCAGGAGCTGAgtacatgggcatattgtcaatttctctttcaaagtcttccgagtttgaggtaatatccgttatattatctgcagcttgaatgtcattcataaagaagctgtctgggtcatcaactttcatgttgtttattggtgtgctaaacatagcctcatactggcttcttagaatttcactaatctctttgttgtcctctgtgtacgtaccttcatttgtaattaacggtccaatactggtcgaggttttggattttgattttgcgtatgtgaaaaaatatttcagatttttccttatctcttgtatagctttctgttccaattccatttcctcagactcatatgatcgcttcaacgtttgttctatttcttcgatctccctgcttaggcttgttttccttgcttgtgttagttgtgtctgccgaagcatttccgttatttttttccttctcctgtacagtcgtctgcgttctctttctagagtggtcctctttctgcccctcctcacaggtacgtgcttcaagcagaccttgtaagcttcagctgtcagttgagctattccctgtgtgggagttttgtcgcttaagaccgtctcccattgaatggttgcaagctcTACATttgttttttcccagtcaatcctcttattgttgaaattgaattgattgaatattccttctcgcttgatgggtctcttagacctactaccgttatttatgctagttcgcacttcaatgagcttatggtctgagtatgtagtatctgagattgtgatgtctctgattagttcatcattgtttgtgaataacaagtctagtgtgttttcgttcctagttggttctgtaatctgtagattgagcgagaatttgtcacagaatctcaaaagttctctgacctgtggttggttatttcccgggtcattccctgctatgatatttgtgtttgtcattctccatcttagactcggtaaattgaaatctccaaggaagataatatctggagctgggtttgctagattatcaaggatgttctctattttgtgcatctgctctgtgaattcctcaaccgttgtatctggcggtttatatattagaataataattaggtttagtttctctaccttaattcaAAGTACCTCTActgcctcattagttgagtttagtagttctgtgcataccaggtcttctttaatatacagccctactcctccatttgacctagtttttctatcacatcaatataaattataatttggaatccagtgtGTTGGAAAAAGAtgtgttgactattacaggtgtgttgactattagaggtgtgttgactattacaggtgtgttgacTATTAGAGGTGTGTTGACTATTAGAGGTGTGTTGCCTATTAGAGGTGTGTTGACTATTAGaggtgtgttgactattacaggtgtgttgactataacaggtgtgttgactattacaggtgtgtgttgactattacaggtGCGttgactattacaggtgtgttgactattacaggtgtgttgactaatacaggtgtgttgactataacaggtgtgttgactattacaagtgtgtgttgactattacaggtgtgtgttgagtattacaggtgtgtgttgactattacaggtGCGttgactattacaggtgtgttgactattacaggtgtgttgactaatacaggtgtgttgactataacaggtgtgttgactattacaagtgtgtgttgactattacaggtgtgttgactattacaggtgtgttgactattacaggtgtgtgttgactattacaggtgtgttgactattacaggtgtgttgactattacaggtgtgttgacTAATACAGGtgtgtgttgactattacacgtGTGTTGgctattacaggtgtgttgactattacaggtgtgttgactattacaggtgtgttgactattacaggtgtgttgactattacaggtgtgttgactattacaggtgtgttgacTATAACAGGTGTTttgactattacaggtgtgtgttcactattacaggtgtgtgttCACTATTACAGATGTGTGTTcactattacaggtgtgtgttCACTATTACAGGTGAGTTGACTATTACAGGTGGGttgactattacaggtgtgttgactattacaggtgtgttgacTATAACAGGTGTTttgactattacaggtgtgtgttcactattacaggtgtgtgttCACTATTACAGATGTGTGTTcactattacaggtgtgtgttCACTATTACAGGTGAGTTGACTATTACAGGTGGGttgactattacaggtgtgttgactattacaggtgtgttgactgttacaGTGAGTTGATTATTACAGGTGAATTGACTGTtagaggtgtactcacctaattgtactcacctagttctgcttgctggggttgagctttgtctcaatggtcccgcctcttaactgtcaatcaactggtgtagtttcctgagcctactgggctctatcatatctacacatgaaactgtgtatggagtcagcctccaccacatcactgcctagtgcattccatttattaactactctgacactgaaaaaattctttctaacgtctctgtggctcatctgggtactaagtttccacctgtgttcccttgttcgtgtcccacccgtgctgaagagtttgtctttgtgcaccctgtcaattcccatgagaattttgtaggtggttatcatgtctccccttattcttctgttttccagggatgtgaggtttagctcctttagcctttccttgtagctcattcctctcagttccgggacgagcctggtggcataccgctgaatcttctctaactttgtcttgtgtttaactaggtatggactccaggctggagctgcatactccgggattggtcttacataagtggtttacagggttctgaaagattccttactcaagtttttaaaggcagttcttatgttggccagtctagcatatgcctctgatgatattcttttgatgtgggcctctggggacaggttcggtgtgatatcaacccccagatctttctctctatttgactcttgcaggatttcactctcccagatgataccttgtgttcagcctcctactcccttcgcctaatttcatcatcttacactttcctgagttgaactttagcagccattttctagaccattcctccagtttgtccaggtcatcctgtagtctctgtctatcttcatccgtcttgattcttctcataatttttgcatcatcagcaaacatcgagaggaatgagtctataccctctggaagattgttcacatatattagaaacaggatgtgtccaagtactgagccctgtgggactccgctggtgacatctcgccactctgatgtctcccccctcaccgttactcgctgtttcctgttgcttaagtactcccttatccatggtgagattctgtcaggcccaacagcctttgtcacatccagctccagcagacaccttttgacgtcatcactggtgaggtcaaattcctccaaagttgcttggtttgctgcctcctcatttagtgcaggggcttctccttgttctattgtgaagacctcctggaatctcttgttgagttcttcacacacctccttgtcgttctctgtgtacctgttctccccttttctcagtttcatcacttgttccttctttgctgttttcctcctgatgtggctgtggagcagctttggttgggtcttggctttactcgcgatgtcattttcaaactgtctctctgcttccctcctcactatgaggtactcatttctggccctctggtatctctccctgctctccggtgttctgttttttctgtagtttctccatgttcttttactcagttgtttcgctaccttacattcctggttgaaccatgggtttttctgttgtttttcgtttttctccttttggacggggataaacctgtctgcagcttccaggtacttctgggtgacaaaatctatcatgacctgcacattcttgtctctaagttctgtttcccatggtattcccctgaggaagttcctcatctcgtcatattttcctcttcggtaatttagtcttttcccctccgatcctatccttggataggttatccctacctccaccaagtactcaaaggtcagtacactgtggtcactcattcctatggggacttcaactttgacttcccttacttCTGACATATTCAGGGTAAATATCAGTTCGAGTCTAGCTggtgtgttgactattacaggtgtgttgactattacaggtgtgttgactattacaggtgtgttggAAATTATTGCAacacaggtgtgttgactgttacaggtgtgttgaccattacaggtgtgttgactgttagaggtgtgttgactattacaggtgtgctgactattacaggtgtgttggctattacaggtgtgttgagtattacaggtgtgttgacaattacaggtgtgttgactattacaggtgtgttgacAATTACAGGTGTGTTGgctattacaggtgtgttgactgttagaggtgtgttgactattacaggtgtgttggcTATTGCAGGTGTGAtgactattacaggtgtgttgactattacaggtgtgttggctcttacaggtgtgttgactgttagaGGTGTGTTGGCTGTTACAGGTGTGAtgactattacaggtgtgttggctattacaggtgtgttgactgttagaGGTGTGTTGACTATAACAAgtgtgttgactattacaggtgtgttggctattacaggtgtgtgttgagtattacaggtgtgttgactattacaggtgtgttgactattacaggtgtgttggcTATTACAGGTGTGAtgactattacaggtgtgttggctattacaggtgtgttgactattacaggtgtgttggctattacaggtgtgttgactgttagaGGTGTGTTGGCTGTTACAGGTGTGAtgactattacaggtgtgttggctattacaggtgtgttgactgttagaGGTGTGTTGACAATTACTAGTGTGTTGACAATTACAAgtgtgttgactattacaggtgtgtgttgagtattacaggtgtgttgactattacaggtgtgttgactattacaggtgtgttggcTATTACATGTGTGTTGACAATTACAGGTGTGAtgactattacaggtgtgttgactattacaggtgtgttgactattacaggtgtgttggcTATTACATGTGTGTGTTGACAATTACAGGTGTGAtgactattacaggtgtgttggctattacaggtgtgttggctattacaggtgtgttgactattacaggtgtgatgactattacaggtgtgttggctattacaggtgtgttgactattacaggtgtgttgactgttacaggtgtgttggctattacaggtgtgttgactgttagaGGTGTGTTGGCTGTTACAGGTGTGAtgactattacaggtgtgttggctattacaggtgtgttgactattacaggtgtgttgactattacaggtgtgttggctattacaggtgtgttagctattacaggtgtgttgactattacaggtgtgttggctattacaggtgtgtgttgagtattacaggtgtgttgactattacaggtgtgttgactattacaggtGCGTTGACTATTACAGTTGTGTTGGCTATTATAGGTGTGTTGGCTATTAGaggtgtgttgactattacaggtgtgttggctattacaggtgtgtgttgagtattacaggtgtgttgactattacatGTGTAttgactattacaggtgtgttgacTATTGCAGGTGTGTttgactattacaggtgtgttggatattacaggtgtgttgactattacaggtgtgttgactattacaggtgtgttgactattacaggtgtgttggAAATTATTGCAacacaggtgtgttgactgttacaggtgtgttgaccattacaggtgtgttgactgttagaggtgtgttgactattacaggtgtgctgactattacaggtgtgttggctattacaggtgtgttgagtattacaggtgtgttgacaattacaggtgtgttgactattacaggtgtgttgacAATTACAGGTGTGTTGgctattacaggtgtgttgactgttagaggtgtgttgactattacaggtgtgttggcTATTGCAGGTGTGAtgactattacaggtgtgttgactattacaggtgtgttggctcttacaggtgtgttgactgttagaGGTGTGTTGGCTGTTACAGGTGTGAtgactattacaggtgtgttggctattacaggtgtgttgactgttagaGGTGTGTTGACTATAACAAgtgtgttgactattacaggtgtgttggctattacaggtgtgtgttgagtattacaggtgtgttgactattacaggtgtgttgactattacaggtgtgttggcTATTACATGTGTGTTGACAATTACAGGTGTGAtgactattacaggtgtgttgactattacaggtgtgttgactattacaggtGTGCTGACTATTACATGTGTGTGTTGACAATTACAGGTGTGAtgactattacaggtgtgttggctattacaggtgtgttggctattacaggtgtgttgactattacaggtgtgatgactattacaggtgtgttggctattacaggtgtgttgactattacaggtgtgttgactgttacaggtgtgttggctattacaggtgtgttgactgttagaGGTGTGTTGGCTGTTACAGGTGTGAtgactattacaggtgtgttggctattacaggtgtgttgactattacag
This genomic window from Procambarus clarkii isolate CNS0578487 chromosome 26, FALCON_Pclarkii_2.0, whole genome shotgun sequence contains:
- the LOC123757042 gene encoding protein O-linked-mannose beta-1,2-N-acetylglucosaminyltransferase 1, which encodes MNDTVCDSSEKVKRSKKFRGSSIGVELWSALTGWGLRVEDCHSHHQPLRLRPHSLRPSTGCHPRPLVSQGYTLGPDQVPSRSPVPEKGITLSILNQRKPYLIFHKVFALGSYWAHWADLEWHLDRVAPGRIVVMTVAVSGTMGLRHAAQCLAKLGSLMALHLTHRAHWTWVFIKGGRTISETSIIQGIASHSAHVILPLSHLQPPSTVGKNQLVEKDRWQYCAAHGAMGGLCDESAPDPLPWPSAPPVERQWVLAGVKVVLTAGSRHQYLYHTLTTLLATPGAQQQNVLVVLGDAPSSTTRLLRLLSVNFIKLTVQGEGNSKLFRYYRSVFQVAARTFPDAPAVIFLDEDVEVSPDFFSFMSQTLGLLHADPTLYCVNSHSITGFSDRTFNPSRVFRGAVQVQWGYAVTPHFIKEALSKWPEVDHDTNIVIYDYWIYTHVRQGRECVYPEVSRSNHYGQGLNTDPLIAERVFLDKPLVLEAGVSLVGISRLKSADWRHDLSYNISSATPLLGNPCNADFIPKQNPKPQNNPQQLYVFYYRLDPTENGIPDVTQSFNLQNCVGGWSISEQGHHDGVSIVTLSVLNTLYLVGVPFSSYSHLRPQGLPLWDINTIPDEEYDMVEQNQLNRHKFTPIIANRNMTTSQLMTILSTP